The Spirochaetia bacterium 38H-sp genome includes the window ATATATCGCAAATACATTCTAAGGAGCATGGATGCCCAATCACAAGCTTCCGTACCGCCGGCACCGGAATGTATTGTAAGATATGCATCCTTGGAATCATATTCGTCATCCAGCATTTCCTTGAGCCTGAGCTCACGATAAGATGCCTCACAACTTGCAAACATATTGGCTATCTCTGCCTCCTGGGATTCGTCCCCCTCTGCAAGTGCAAGCTCAAGAAGAGTCTCCAGGTCTTCTGCGGACTCCACAAGTTTTTCCCAAGCGACAAGCCTGTCTTTGAGCCTTCTGAGCTCGGAAGTTACGGTCTCTGCCTTTTTTCTGTCGTTCCACAGATTGGGGTCGGCTGTTTCTGCCTCAAGCTTAGAGATTTTGTCCCTTATATCCGATTCATCAAAGAAACCTCCAGGTTTCCATAATCTTTTCTTTGAGCTTGGCAATAGCCGGAGAAAGTTCCTGTAACATAAAACCTCCGCAAAAAAACTAATTCGCTAAAGAGTAAACAAAAAAAAGGAATCATTCAACACAATAAACCAAACGAGTGATCTATACCGAGGAAGAATAACAAGCAAAATAAAAATAGAGAAAAACAGGTAAAATAAACCATTTTCTTTTTTATTTTCTAGATTGAAAATAATTAAACTAACCTATACTTCTCCAGAAAAGGAAAAATTGAAAAAAGATACTGATTCTCCACTATATTACTATTTCAGGTAAGGTTTTGTAGATAAAAAGTTGAAAGTTGTCAAAGACAATTTTAGGAGGAGAATAGCAAATCCTTTTATCCATTGTTAGGTGTAGTTTTCACATTTTAAAATATCAACTGGGTAAAACACCCAAACTTGATAATAACCCCAAAGCACTCATTACTATTATCAATAAAACTAAGATGGTAGTCGAGATATTCCATACTTTAGTTGGTTTTTTATACCAAAAACAAATAAAAAATGAAAAAAGAAATGTGTATAACAAAGTTTCTGGTATTCCAAGTAAATGATATGGTATAGCTACTTTGGTATATACATATCCTTCAAATGACCCAAAAGTTGGTCCTATTGTTGAAAAGTAAGATAGACCTAAAATAAGTAGCCAAAGCTTAAGCCATCCATTTTTTGTATTAAAAAATATCTCCTGAAATGGGTATAGCACTATAGCAATAATTATGCCTCGAATAATTTGCAGCCCTGGACCTGCTGCAACCCAAGGAGAATTTATTGGTCGCATTATAGACATGACTTCTGCAGCAAATAGCTCTTTATAATTCATAAAAATCAATGCAAATATTCCAGCAAGAAAATATGCAATAGTGTGTATTGCAGTTACCCTCCATAAAAAAGTCGCAAATTTCTTTTTTTTATTCACAATGATTTCCTCCTCTTTTTTTATTTTATACGCAAATTACATATAACGTTTTGAATATGGTGCGTTGGGCATTTCAACGCATCAATGTTTCAGTTTACTACTATGTTTATTTATTGCTATTATCTTCATTTTTAGTACTATCTGCCAATGCACTATATTTTTTGTTGTTGTGTCGTTATTCTAGTAATTCTTTATATTCTACAAGCCAATTAATAAAATCTTGTTTGTTTTCTTTTTTCTTGCTAATCTCAACCAACGCAGTTGCAGCATCTTCTCTTTTTTTCCAATCATCGCTGGATGCAAGTTTTCTTATTTCAGGGAGAGCATCATGCAGAGAATGAATTCCCTTTTCAATTATATCCTTAACATCATCTATCATAGTCCTGCACCTTTGAGATATTTCAAATAAATATTTCTCACTCCTTTGTTTGTTTCTCTCTCCAGTATCCTCTTAAATTCTGGAACAAGTTCTTTCTGCATTTTTGAGCTGCTTTTTGCAATTTCAGTCAGAGCAAAAGCTGCACTCCACCTTACAACAGTACCTTTATCGTTTGTGTTTACCAAGAGTTTTGGGATAGCCTCTTCAATCTTATCTGGAAACATGGAAGCAACGTTCCCAATTATCCTGCAAGCTTCCCATTTTACTCTTGGAGCCTTATCATTTAAGTGAGCAATAACAAGATCAAGGCAATTTTTGGCAAATTCAGGGTATTCTTTGGTGACATATTCTATGGCTTCCATACAATTACCTTTTTCAGCAGTAGTGCCATTCTCAAAACATTGGATAAGTTCATCAATTGCCTTCTCATCCCTTTTTAATTCTTTAGCCAAAAGTTCAATTATTTCTTTTGGCTTTCTCTTGGATTTTAGTATTTCCGTTATTGTTGGCATTTTTTAACCTCCATAATTTACAATTATACCCTTATTTTTATATTTTCTGATACGGCGAAGGAGCGGAATGTCATATAACGTTTCCGGTGTTTGTGAAGTTTTGCGAAGCTAAATTTGGGGGAGCGAAGCTCCCCACAAACACCGTATTAGGCGATTGTTCTGCGCGGCGGCCTACTAAGATTTTACTTTATTTTTCCTTCGGGGCTTCAATTATCGGATCATCAATTATACGTAGATGTCTTACGTTTATTTTGTATGTTTCTTGCCAGAGTCCTTTAAGCGCTACGACATCCTTGTATAATTCGTCTGTACTTAAGAGAACACCTCTACGCCATGTTGAAG containing:
- a CDS encoding HEAT repeat domain-containing protein, with protein sequence MPTITEILKSKRKPKEIIELLAKELKRDEKAIDELIQCFENGTTAEKGNCMEAIEYVTKEYPEFAKNCLDLVIAHLNDKAPRVKWEACRIIGNVASMFPDKIEEAIPKLLVNTNDKGTVVRWSAAFALTEIAKSSSKMQKELVPEFKRILERETNKGVRNIYLKYLKGAGL